Proteins encoded in a region of the Quercus lobata isolate SW786 chromosome 8, ValleyOak3.0 Primary Assembly, whole genome shotgun sequence genome:
- the LOC115956475 gene encoding uncharacterized protein LOC115956475, with product MEHVSHFNQKMTIYTRNEALICKVFPFSFGPVAMRWFDGLHETSIDSYKELTKAFGARFIICNRVPRTLDSLLALSMREGETLKTYSDRYWELYNKLDGDFEDVVVRIFKNGLPIKFNLWESLTRRSTRTMKQLMDRIDEHKRVEDD from the coding sequence ATGGAGCACGTTAGCCACTTCAATCAGAAGATGACCATATACACCAGAAACGAGGCTTTGATATGCAAGGTGTTTCCCTTTAGCTTCGGCCCAGTGGCAATGAGATGGTTCGATGGACTACATGAAACGTCTATTGATTCCTACAAGGAGCTCACCAAAGCTTTTGGTGCAAGGTTCATTATATGCAATAGGGTGCCGAGGACATTGGATTCCTTGCTAGCGTTGTCGATGAGAGAGGGAGAAACTTTAAAGACCTACTCGGATAGGTATTGGGAACTGTATAATAAATTGGATGGGGACTTTGAGGACGTTGTGGTACGCATCTTCAAGAACGGGCTACCCATCAAGTTCAACCTATGGGAGTCCCTCACTAGGAGATCTACTCGAACCATGAAACAATTGATGGACCGAATAGATGAGCATAAAAGGGTAGAAGATGACTGA